One window from the genome of Carassius carassius chromosome 15, fCarCar2.1, whole genome shotgun sequence encodes:
- the etfb gene encoding electron transfer flavoprotein subunit beta codes for MSARVLVGVKRVIDYAVKIRVKPDRTGVVTDGVKHSMNPFCEIAVEEAVKLKEKKLVKEVVAVSCGPQQVQETIRTALAMGADRGIHVEVSGKDYETLGPLQVSKILAALAKKEQADLIILGKQAIDDDCNQTGQMTAALLDWPQGTFASEVTFEADKLKVVREIDGGLETIMIKLPAVVTADLRLNTPRYATLPNIMKAKKKKIANVKPADLGVDVSSRLEVLRVDEPPQRQAGVKVETVDDLVGKLKEAGRI; via the exons ATGAGCGCGCGGGTTCTGGTCGGAGTTAAGCGGGTCATTGACTATGCTGTCAAG ATCCGAGTCAAGCCGGACCGCACTGGTGTGGTTACAGACGGTGTCAAGCATTCGATGAACCCCTTCTGTGAGATTGCGGTGGAGGAGGCCGTCAAACTGAAGGAGAAGAAGCTTGTTAAGGAGGTTGTGGCCGTCAGCTGTGGTCCTCAGCAGGTTCAG GAGACGATCCGGACGGCCCTGGCCATGGGTGCAGACCGTGGCATACACGTGGAAGTGTCCGGAAAGGACTACGAGACACTCGGTCCCCTGCAGGTCTCCAAGATTTTGGCTGCTCTCGCTAAGAAAGAGCAGGCCGATCTGATCATTCTGGGTAAACAG GCCATAGATGATGACTGCAATCAAACTGGACAGATGACAGCAGCGTTGCTGGACTGGCCGCAG GGAACCTTTGCATCTGAGGTGACCTTTGAAGCAGACAAGCTGAAGGTGGTGAGAGAAATTGATGGTGGTTTGGAGACCATTATGATCAAATTGCCAGCCGTGGTGACCGCTGACCTCCGTCTCAACACTCCCAGATATGCCACGCTGCCCAACATCATG AAAGCGAAGAAAAAGAAGATCGCGAATGTGAAGCCAGCCGATCTGGGAGTGGATGTGAGCTCACGGCTGGAGGTGCTGAGGGTGGATGAACCTCCTCAGAGACAAGCTGGAGTCAAAGTGGAGACGGTTGATGATCTGGTGGGAAAACTGAAAGAGGCTGGAAGAATATAG
- the LOC132157874 gene encoding upstream stimulatory factor 2 isoform X1 — protein MWSLNPTSLNPRSNEDSPAGEDTAMSMQTAADPTLTHTAGQFYVMMTPSDVLHSASQQTLAPRTHIYTVGEHNAQKHEGFNWKMDILRTPRDERRRAQHNEVERRRRDKINNWIVALSKIIPDCSIDGTKTGASKGGILSKACDYIGELKQHNQRLQDSLRGVERVQMDNELLRRQLEELKSENGLLRTQLDHHGIDTIADA, from the exons ATGTGGTCTCTGAATCCAACATCACTAAATCCCAGAAG TAATGAAGACAGTCCTGCTGGAGAAGATACGGCCATGTCCATGCAGACAGCAGCTGACcctacgctcacacacacagctg GTCAGTTCTACGTGATGATGACTCCTTCAGATGTTCTGCATTCTGCCTCTCAGCAGACTTTAGCTCCACGCACACATATCTACACTGT AGGTGAACACAATGCACAAAAGCATGAAGGTTTTAACTG GAAAATGGACATTCTGCGCACTCCTAGAGATGAGAGGAGAAGAGCACAACATAATGAAG TTGAAAGGCGACGGCGAGACAAAATCAACAACTGGATTGTGGCACTCTCGAAAATCATCCCAGACTGCAGCATAGACGGCACCAAGACTGGAGCG AGTAAAGGTGGGATCCTGTCAAAAGCGTGTGATTACATTGGCGAGCTGAAGCAACATAACCAGCGGCTGCAGGATAGTTTGAGAGGAGTGGAGAGAGTGCAGATGGACAATGAGCTGCTCAGACGGCAG CTGGAGGAGCTCAAGAGCGAGAACGGCCTTCTGCGAACGCAGCTAGATCATCATGGCATTGACACGATCGCAGACGCCTAG
- the LOC132157874 gene encoding upstream stimulatory factor 2 isoform X2: protein MSMQTAADPTLTHTAGQFYVMMTPSDVLHSASQQTLAPRTHIYTVGEHNAQKHEGFNWKMDILRTPRDERRRAQHNEVERRRRDKINNWIVALSKIIPDCSIDGTKTGASKGGILSKACDYIGELKQHNQRLQDSLRGVERVQMDNELLRRQLEELKSENGLLRTQLDHHGIDTIADA, encoded by the exons ATGTCCATGCAGACAGCAGCTGACcctacgctcacacacacagctg GTCAGTTCTACGTGATGATGACTCCTTCAGATGTTCTGCATTCTGCCTCTCAGCAGACTTTAGCTCCACGCACACATATCTACACTGT AGGTGAACACAATGCACAAAAGCATGAAGGTTTTAACTG GAAAATGGACATTCTGCGCACTCCTAGAGATGAGAGGAGAAGAGCACAACATAATGAAG TTGAAAGGCGACGGCGAGACAAAATCAACAACTGGATTGTGGCACTCTCGAAAATCATCCCAGACTGCAGCATAGACGGCACCAAGACTGGAGCG AGTAAAGGTGGGATCCTGTCAAAAGCGTGTGATTACATTGGCGAGCTGAAGCAACATAACCAGCGGCTGCAGGATAGTTTGAGAGGAGTGGAGAGAGTGCAGATGGACAATGAGCTGCTCAGACGGCAG CTGGAGGAGCTCAAGAGCGAGAACGGCCTTCTGCGAACGCAGCTAGATCATCATGGCATTGACACGATCGCAGACGCCTAG